A region of Leishmania panamensis strain MHOM/PA/94/PSC-1 chromosome 33 sequence DNA encodes the following proteins:
- a CDS encoding hypothetical protein (TriTrypDB/GeneDB-style sysID: LpmP.33.1190), giving the protein MILLERGYKDALLSHRGCDSNLSCSLLCLVVLAPKRIASFIQFLFSPSCLNDPAKSYSVVFYNTEADAVPGNPSPVTCAALSVAATKLTCTIIAANGVMGMYRFLVKDTTSDTLLLGSTSLNSIAVNPPLPAVTGASGECATSSAACISGATLTIKGTNFNHRDTLYQRFSVGVTKAQRSAIRLAPTAVSETDVTATLTVADGTPAGSYPVFVEVQVCMMQMMSPLRYVGNLVLNSGSASGFNRDATNTTEIPNVPVGVNGSGAEESA; this is encoded by the coding sequence ATGATTTTGCTGGAAAGAGGGTACAAAGACGCTTTGCTCTCGCATCGCGGCTGCGACAGTAATCTGAGCTGCTCTCTTTTGTGTTTGGTTGTTCTCGCACCGAAACGCATCGCGTCCTTCATCCAGTTCctgttctctccctcttgtctGAACGACCCGGCAAAGAGCTACAGCGTGGTCTTCTACAACACTGAGGCCGACGCCGTACCCGGAAACCCCTCCCCGgtcacctgcgccgcgctctccgtcgccgccaccaagCTCACCTGcaccatcatcgccgccaATGGCGTCATGGGCATGTACCGCTTCCTTGTGAAGGACACCACCAGtgacacgctgctgctcggctccACGTCGCTCAACTCCATCGCAGTGAACCCGCCGCTGCCCGCGGTCACCGGTGCCAGCGGCGAGTGCGCGACGAGCAGTGCGGCGTGCATCAGCGGCGCGACGCTCACCATCAAAGGCACGAACTTCAACCACCGCGACACCCTCTACCAGCGCTTCTCCGTCGGCGTCACgaaggcgcagcgcagcgccatccgcCTCGCGCCCACCGCCGTCAGCGAGACcgacgtcaccgccaccctcaCCGTCGCCGACGGCACGCCGGCCGGGAGCTACCCGGTGTTTGTggaggtgcaggtgtgcaTGATGCAGATGATGTCGCCACTGCGCTACGTGGGCAACCTGGTGCTGAACTCCGGCTCAGCTTCAGGGTTTAATCGCGATGCAACAAACACTACTGAAATTCCCAACGTGCCGGTGGGAGTTAATGGCAGTGGTGCGGAAGAATCCGCCTGA
- the PUF6 gene encoding pumilio protein 6, putative (TriTrypDB/GeneDB-style sysID: LpmP.33.1210): MYSEQNWNNHHAAAGAQRFTRGGAIGNTNPNGHGGGCGYEVVSAAAAGGYSAVPAAHQKSPQPTGFYPPTSSRFTPMDFELFINSNRDPTDEMRRSHEYYYWYHSKQPHDLRAPAPLPSLDVQETLTNMETPWEEVSTMPSATVARAGAAGGLGRKMGGKNLALDAKDLCETQEVQAINPYGHSLITESNMMSPSTQFFAAYAPTPLAMATPSTLRAYAHGHLPMPSSNNCGTYESEVAGGATYGRGGPTAKSIASQQYYTQEPMSTFGLYSTGVEAGSNYYDATQGSSSNGLGADHSNAYQLMEGMGELDPAMVYTQPGTDSGFQSRGPSRGGNRRYNNSGGGGRRVGRGNYRGGRSAGGMGNIEGGGGPNSHRFVGSEKLHMFRHDVAEQKTSQWRLEDLNGYAVEFAKDQEGSRFIQSAVDSASPESLDILFHEIFEAPLELVTDIFGNYVLQKLLDKGNTPQLTFAAERMCGHVVELTMQTYGCRVIQKCIEVMPPAGLDIILAELKDNVAKCIQDQNGNHVIQKCVEVIPQQCGFIISAFSGRVMELATHAYGCRVIQCIMQHCPEQEDTIFNELLKAVDVLAKDQYGNYVIQHVLQNVKDENKIESVYAALKPKFFYLSKQKFASNVMEKLYARSSPENRMAIVEMMCADFPAKADHVEIVAFKRSTTKTAAIVSAEEGTWPPTRNNADGTVKEVKEKNREAKDAAMGIIEEAVSVGLGQPSMLCLMMSDQYANYVVQRVLDASEVDQFVKLVDNIEKYILPIRTYTYGRPIVQRLSRRKLVLAPGDEAGEAGNNSVNNHNHNEGRINYHRR, from the coding sequence ATGTACTCAGAACAGAACTGGAACAATcaccacgccgccgcaggcGCACAGCGCTTTACGCGTGGTGGCGCCATCGGCAACACGAACCCTAATGGCcacggtggtggctgtggctaCGAAGTGGTaagcgcagccgcggcaggcgGGTACAGCGCCGTCCCAGCCGCACACCAGAAGTCTCCACAGCCCACTGGTTTTTATCCTCCTACGTCCTCGCGCTTCACCCCGATGGACTTCGAACTGTTCATCAACAGCAACCGTGATCCCACTGATGAGATGCGTCGCTCGCATGAGTACTACTACTGGTACCACAGCAAGCAACCTCACGACCTgcgcgcgccagcgccactgccctcTCTGGATGTGCAGGAAACACTCACCAACATGGAGACGCcgtgggaggaggtgagtACTATGCCCTCCGCTACTGTTGCTCgggcaggtgctgctggtggctTGGGGCGCAAGATGGGTGGTAAGAACCTCGCCCTCGACGCCAAAGATCTCTGCGAaacgcaggaggtgcaggccATCAACCCGTATGGTCACAGCCTCATCACTGAGAGCAACATGATGAGCCCCAGCACGCAGTTCTTTGCGGCGTACGCCCCCACACCGCTGGCAATGGCAACTCCCAGCACCCTCCGCGCCTACGCACACGGTCACTTGCCCATGCCGTCCTCCAACAACTGTGGCACCTACGAGAGCGAGGTGGCGGGAGGCGCCACGTACGGCCGCGGCGGGCCTACCGCGAAGAGCATCGCCTCGCAGCAGTACTACACTCAGGAGCCGATGAGCACCTTTGGCCTCTACAGCACCGGAGTGGAGGCCGGGTCAAACTACTACGACGCCAcgcagggcagcagcagcaacgggcTTGGCGCTGACCACAGCAATGCTTACCAGCTCATGGAAGGCATGGGTGAGTTAGACCCAGCCATGGTGTACACCCAGCCCGGGACGGACAGCGGCTTCCAGAGTCGCGGTCCCAGCCGGGGCGGCAATCGTCGTTACAATAACTCCGGCGGTGGGGGTCGGCGTGTTGGCCGCGGCAACTACCGTGGCGGGCGTAGCGCTGGGGGTATGGGCAACATtgagggtggcggtggtccGAACAGCCACCGCTTCGTTGGCTCGGAGAAGCTGCACATGTTTCGTCACGACGTGGCGGAGCAGAAGACGTCCCAGTGGCGCCTGGAGGACCTCAATGGCTATGCTGTGGAGTTTGCTAAGGACCAAGAGGGCAGCCGCTTCATCCAGAGTGCCGTGGACTCGGCCAGTCCCGAGTCGCTGGACATCCTTTTCCATGAGATCTTCgaggcgccgctggagctggTGACGGACATCTTTGGTAACTACGTTCTGCAGAAGCTCTTGGACAAGGGCAACACGCCGCAGCTCACATTTGCGGCGGAGCGGATGTGTGGTCACGTGGTAGAACTCACCATGCAGACGTACGGATGTCGGGTGATTCAGAAGTGCATCGAGGTGATGCCGCCGGCTGGCCTGGACATTATTCTCGCCGAGCTCAAGGACAACGTGGCAAAGTGCATCCAGGACCAGAACGGCAACCACGTCATCCAGAAGTGCGTTGAGGTCATTCCACAGCAATGCGGCTTTATCATTTCTGCCTTCTCGGGTCGAGTGATGGAGTTGGCGACGCATGCGTACGGCTGTCGGGTGATTCAATGTATCATGCAACACTGCCCCGAACAAGAGGATACCATCTTTAACGAGCTACTCAAGGCGGTCGACGTGCTGGCGAAGGATCAGTACGGCAACTACGTGATTCAGCATGTTCTGCAGAACGTGAAGGATGAGAACAAGATTGAGTCCGTCTACGCGGCGCTGAAGCCCAAGTTCTTTTACTTGAGCAAGCAGAAGTTTGCCTCGAACGTGATGGAAAAGCTTTACGCCCGCTCGAGCCCTGAAAACCGCATGGCAATTGTGGAGATGATGTGTGCCGACTTCCCCGCCAAGGCTGACCACGTGGAGATAGTTGCCTTCAAGCGGTCAACGACAAAGACAGCGGCGATAGTGAGCGCGGAAGAGGGCACGTGGCCACCGACGAGGAACAACGCCGATGGCACGGTaaaagaggtgaaggagaagaaccgCGAGGCGAAGGATGCAGCGATGGGCATCATTGAGGAGGCGGTCTCGGTGGGCCTCGGCCAGCCCAGTATGCTCTGCCTCATGATGAGCGACCAGTACGCTAATtacgtggtgcagcgcgtcCTGGACGCGTCCGAGGTGGACCAGTTTGTGAAGCTCGTCGACAACATCGAGAAGTACATTCTGCCAATTCGCACCTACACCTACGGCCGTCCCATTGTGCAGCGGCTTTCTCGCCGTAAGCTGGTGCTCGCCCCGGGCGACGAGGCGGGAGAAGCAGGTAACAACAGCGTGAATAACCACAATCACAACGAAGGCCGTATCAACTACCATCGCCGCTGA
- a CDS encoding hypothetical protein (TriTrypDB/GeneDB-style sysID: LpmP.33.1180) — MRHCRSWRAAPLLSGLLVVVLHFFTLYSAAARTRELQLYCLPAEAEPHGVISCVLQGQDGYQVATANFDHSDFIALTRTSNAAATITKSALVRGSDITTAVFTMSVSTGTDVLIWVYLQDTSAIGGYSDTGEVRRSGTTVSVPPWPTLPLGPITCSAQAAGLALRCSTVGRVALYSENNTLSTVHSAGVLFSETSVLGSFTFTSGAKELVLRFTESPKTPAPVSMLMLKVHLRSQDANVSGGGVQTVQIPLLYPSEVPLSKTTGLQCTADMGRITCAITESDTQGPSAVNATHFRVRVEQSVETVAGAADALSSLTTNDSDAAARYWVDVTNTVSLSVIRSALHPYAGIVSWVLKSNDAIYEARFRVLSSMNGQEVHTATGQSAATAGNAADVAGSPYAFRTVMLPNAQSVTLRGCRKSVIAAGNTTLCFIDLASGVSGDTAFYLITTSQRQSSVSNVTYVTYDAACMCRSLWFTYHAPIDLISRVDDYIKVSVYTDAEHSASGMVIANNVPLRLDVLPVEADSGHDTSAAPTDAILMSVGLLFYGGILVVGCGFIVRRSRKSARIRRERARKVRATMQEMDRHQCVPTPSAGNLANNASALTRTPEVKSTGIRAGPDASGYDTPNLLGVGAREAGSEGSSSRLSPLEPAAVVSNVAVPQDRLHSESD, encoded by the coding sequence ATGAGGCACTGCCGGTCATGGCGTGCAGCCCCGCTGCTTTCTGGGCTTCTCGTTGTAGTGCTTCATTTCTTTACACTGTacagtgcagcggcgcgtaCGCGAGAATTGCAACTATACTGCCTTCCTGCTGAGGCAGAACCGCATGGTGTCATAAGCTGCGTCCTCCAGGGGCAGGATGGATACCAGGTGGCCACAGCAAACTTTGACCATTCAGATTTCATCGCCTTAACACGCACCTCAAATGCTGCGGCGACTATCACGAAGAGTGCGTTGGTGCGTGGCAGCGACATCACGACCGCTGTCTTCACCATGTCCGTCTCGACAGGGACCGACGTGCTGATCTGGGTGTACTTGCAGGACACAAGTGCCATCGGCGGCTACTCTGACACGGGAGAAGTACGCAGAAGCGGCACCACAGTCTCTGTGCCCCCATGGCCCACCCTGCCCCTCGGCCCTATCACCTGCAGTGCGCAAGCAGCAGGTCTTGCACTGCGGTGCTCCACCGTCGGCCGTGTCGCCCTCTACAGTGAGAATAACACGCTCTCGACTGTACACAGCGCCGGTGTGCTGTTCAGCGAGACAAGCGTGCTAGGCAGCTTTACATTCACGTCCGGAGCGAAGGAGCTCGTGCTTCGCTTCACAGAGTCGCCGAAGACTCCCGCTCCTGTCTCCATGCTTATGCTGAAggtgcacctgcgcagcCAGGACGCCAACGTCAGTGGTGGCGGGGTGCAAACAGTTCAGATTCCTCTCTTATACCCCAGCGAGGTCCCCTTGTCGAAAACGACGGGATTGCAATGTACCGCGGATATGGGGCGCATTACATGCGCCATCACGGAATCTGATACGCAGGGCCCTAGTGCCGTTAACGCCACGCACTTTCGCGTGCGCGTGGAGCAATCCGTGGAGAccgtcgctggtgctgcggaTGCACTGAGTAGCCTCACCACCAACGACTctgacgccgctgcccgGTACTGGGTTGATGTCACGAACACCGTTAGTCTCTCTGTCATCCGCTCCGCACTGCACCCGTACGCTGGCATCGTCTCTTGGGTACTGAAGTCGAATGACGCCATCTACGAGGCCAGGTTCCGTGTACTCTCCTCGATGAATGGGCAAGAAGTCCACACAGCCACTGGTCAAAGTGCTGCAACGGCTGGGAACGCAGCTGATGTTGCGGGCAGTCCATACGCCTTCAGGACGGTTATGCTGCCCAACGCGCAGTCCGTGACgctgcgcggctgccgcaaGTCCGTCATCGCCGCGGGCAACACTACACTGTGCTTTATCGACCTGGCAAGCGGCGTGTCAGGCGACACTGCCTTCTACCTCATCACCACCTCACAACGGCAATCCTCAGTCTCCAATGTGACCTATGTCACGTACGATGCCGCCTGTATGTGTCGATCACTGTGGTTCACCTATCACGCCCCGATCGACCTCATTAGCCGAGTGGACGACTACATCAAGGTGTCCGTGTACACCGACGCCGAGCACTCCGCCAGCGGTATGGTCATTGCCAACAACGTGCCGCTCCGTCTCGACGTCTTGCCTGTGGAAGCCGACTCCGGTCACGAcacctccgcagcgccgacggACGCGATTCTGATGTCGGTTGGACTTCTCTTCTATGGCGGCATACTCGTTGTCGGCTGTGGGTTCATTGTGCGCCGCTCTCGCAAGTCCGCCCGTATCCGTCGTGAGCGGGCGCGGAAGGTGCGGGCAACGATGCAGGAGATGGACAGACACCAGTGCGTACCCACCCCAAGCGCGGGTAACCTGGCCAACAACGCGAGTGCTCTGACCAGAACACCAGAGGTGAAGTCGACAGGAATCCGCGCGGGTCCGGACGCTTCTGGGTACGATACGCCTAACCTGCTGGGTGTCGGTGCTAGAGAggcgggcagcgagggaagCAGCTCAAGGTTGTCTCCTTTGGAGCCGGCAGCTGTAGTGAGCAACGTGGCTGTTCCTCAAGATCGCCTCCACTCCGAGAGCGACTAG
- a CDS encoding hypothetical protein (TriTrypDB/GeneDB-style sysID: LpmP.33.1220), translating into MISGRSLLLSQNHLGCRSAVLLGGVAANLRGSFRPSTAAAATSHPQSGALTVSKRQYLGATVIPNLMTHCTQVGACTSLSTILYSPVGTAMAIVLAYNIIVICSKHVNYSLEITAKDYVQDQQLLTIMRYGILSCILLGMEVMFIEV; encoded by the coding sequence ATGATCTCGGGGCGGTCGCTTCTGTTGTCTCAGAATCACCTGGGATGCCGCAGTGCTGTTCTTCTCGGCGGCGTTGCGGCAAATCTGCGTGGGTCGTTTCGTCCAtcgactgcggcggcagccaccaGCCACCCACAAAGTGGTGCACTCACCGTCTCCAAGCGCCAGTACCTCGGCGCCACAGTTATTCCAAACCTCATGACTCACTGTACTCAAGTGGGCGCCtgcacgtctctctccaccaTCCTCTATAGTCCCGTTGGTACTGCCATGGCGATCGTGCTGGCCTACAACATTATCGTGATTTGCTCCAAGCACGTGAACTACTCGCTCGAGATTACGGCGAAGGACTACGTGCAGGACCAGCAACTGCTGACTATCATGCGCTACGGCATTCTTAGCTGCATCCTTCTCGGGATGGAGGTTATGTTTATCGAGGTTTGA
- a CDS encoding hypothetical protein (TriTrypDB/GeneDB-style sysID: LpmP.33.1200) has translation MSGTEPQRHSPRGKKSGTLRSPRVHSCNTYAVVWALCLALAVVNPAAYATPAVTGATCTVNSDGWCINSALKFDGTDLATVTALRIGSTDTEQQNITCTDKFAVTATTISCTVAMASSAIAGLYPATLVLGNGTQVEAGSVLLGALWETQGMPTWTSTTPSSPHKVTGESSSWPSTGETWTISGTFDPAKSYSVVFYNTEADAVPGNPSPVTCAALSVTATKLTCTIIAANGVMGMYRFLVKDTTSDTLLLGSTSLNSIAVNPPLPAVTGASGECATSSAACISGATLTIKGTNFNHRDALYQRFSVGVTKAQRSAIRLAPTAVSETDVTATLTVADGTPAGSYPVFVEVQVCMMQMMSPLRYVGNLVLNSGSVAGFNMEMLTGSFPEAQGAIDGDGSKMSSGYVAAVVLASIFGVLFLAVLTALTVVCVRGANRSRCMADANNFWGSMGSELPGVAPAYQGVTKDFARH, from the coding sequence ATGTCAGGCACTGAGCCCCAACGCCACTCCCCACGAGGGAAAAAGAGTGGGACTTTGCGGTCTCCTCGTGTACACAGCTGTAACACGTATGCCGTCGTGTGGGCTCTATGCCTTGCGCTCGCCGTCGTCAATCCAGCTGCGTATGCGACACCAGCCGTCACCGGCGCCACCTGCACTGTCAACAGTGATGGGTGGTGCATCAACTCGGCGCTGAAGTTTGACGGTACCGACCTTGCCACCGTCACAGCCCTCCGCATCGGCTCCACTGACACTGAACAACAGAATATCACGTGCACTGACAAATTCGCTGTCACGGCCACTACCATCTCCTGCACCGTTGCAATGGCGTCGTCAGCGATAGCCGGTCTGTACCCCGCAACGCTTGTGCTTGGCAACGGCACGCAGGTGGAGGCCGGCAGCGTGCTGCTCGGTGCCCTCTGGGAAACACAGGGTATGCCGACCTGGACCAGCACGACTCCGTCGAGCCCGCACAAGGTGACCGGGGAGTCCAGCAGCTGGCCCTCCACTGGTGAGACTTGGACTATCAGCGGCACCTTCGACCCAGCAAAGAGCTACAGCGTGGTCTTCTACAACACCGAGGCCGACGCCGTACCCGGAAACCCCTCCCCGgtcacctgcgccgcgctctccgtcaccgccaccaagcTCACCTGcaccatcatcgccgccaATGGCGTCATGGGCATGTACCGCTTCCTTGTGAAGGACACCACCAGtgacacgctgctgctcggctccACGTCGCTCAACTCCATCGCAGTGAACCCGCCGCTGCCCGCGGTCACCGGTGCCAGCGGCGAGTGCGCGACGAGCAGTGCGGCGTGCATCAGCGGCGCGACGCTCACCATCAAAGGCACGAACTTCAACCACCGCGACGCCCTCTACCAGCGCTTCTCCGTCGGCGTCACgaaggcgcagcgcagcgccatccgcCTCGCGCCCACCGCCGTCAGCGAGACcgacgtcaccgccaccctcaCCGTCGCCGACGGCACGCCGGCCGGGAGCTACCCGGTGTTTGTggaggtgcaggtgtgcaTGATGCAGATGATGTCGCCACTGCGCTACGTGGGCAACCTGGTGCTGAACTCCGGCTCCGTCGCCGGCTTTAACATGGAGATGCTCACGGGAAGCTTCCCTGAAGCTCAGGGCGCCATTGATGGCGATGGCAGCAAGATGTCTTCGGGTTATGTCGCTGCCGTTGTTCTTGCTTCGATCTTCGGTGTGCTGTTCCTTGCCGTGCTCACGGCTCTAACGGTTGTGTGCGTTCGTGGGGCTAACCGCAGCCGTTGTATGGCCGACGCAAATAACTTTTGGGGGAGCATGGGAAGTGAGCTACCAGGTGTGGCGCCAGCGTATCAAGGTGTCACCAAGGACTTTGCTCGCCACTAA